From Miscanthus floridulus cultivar M001 chromosome 15, ASM1932011v1, whole genome shotgun sequence, the proteins below share one genomic window:
- the LOC136509514 gene encoding serine/threonine-protein phosphatase BSL2 homolog isoform X1, with translation MDVDSRMAAESDSDSDARGGGSGSGSETPTASPSPSPSQSPSASPSPSAPGTPTAAAASPGPVAGPRPAPGYTVVDAAMDKKEDGPGCRCGHTLTAVPAVGEEGSPGYVGPRLILFGGATALEGNSATPPSSAGSAGIRLAGATADVHCYDVLSNKWTRLTPLGEPPSPRAAHVATAVGTMVVIQGGIGPAGLSAEDLHVLDLTQQRPRWHRVVVQGPGPGPRYGHVMALVGQRFLLTIGGNDGKRPLADVWALDTAAKPYEWRKLEPEGEGPPPCMYATASARSDGLLLLCGGRDANSVPLSSAYGLAKHRDGRWEWAIAPGVSPSPRYQHAAVFVNARLHVSGGALGGGRMVEDSSSVAVLDTAAGVWCDTKSVVTTPRTGRYSADAAGGDASVELTRRCRHAAAAVGDLIFVYGGLRGGVLLDDLLVAEDLAAAETTSAANHAAAAAASANVQREAGRYAYNDEQSGQTVTVSSPDGAVVLGTPVAPPVNGDMYTDISPENAIIQGQRRLSKGVDYLVEASAAEAEAISATLAAVKARQVNGEMEHSPDREQSPDAAPSAKQNSSLIKPDPALVNNSTPPPGVRLHHRAVVVAAETGGALGGMVRQLSIDQFENEGRRVIYGTPENATAARKLLDRQMSINSVPKKVIASLLKPRGWKPPVRRQFFLDCNEIADLCDSAERIFSSEPSVLQLKAPIKIFGDLHGQFGDLMRLFDEYGAPSTAGDIAYIDYLFLGDYVDRGQHSLETISLLLALKVEYPHNVHLIRGNHEAADINALFGFRIECIERMGERDGIWTWHRVNRLFNWLPLAALIEKKIICMHGGIGRSINHIEQIENLQRPITMEAGSVVLMDLLWSDPTENDSVEGLRPNARGPGLVTFGPDRVMEFCNNNDLQLIVRAHECVMDGFERFAQGHLITLFSATNYCGTANNAGAILVLGRDLVVVPKLIHPLPPAITSPETSPEHHIEDTWMQELNANRPATPTRGRPQAPNNDRGSLAWI, from the exons ATGGACGTGGACTCGCGCATGGCGGCGGAgtccgactccgactccgacgcgCGCGGCGGCGGGTCAGGGTCCGGGAGCGAGACCCCCAcggcgtccccgtccccgtccccgtcccagtCCCCGTCGGCGTCCCCTTCCCCGTCCGCGCCCGGGACGCCCACGGCCGCGGCCGCGTCCCCGGGGCCGGTGGCGGGGCCCAGGCCTGCGCCGGGGTACACGGTGGTGGACGCCGCgatggacaagaaagaggacGGGCCGGGGTGCCGGTGCGGCCACACGCTCACGGCAGTGCCGGCAGTCGGGGAGGAGGGCTCGCCCGGGTATGTGGGCCCGCGCCTGATACTCTTTGGTGGTGCCACCGCGCTCGAGGGCAATTCCGCCACGCCACCCTCGTCGGCTGGGAGCGCGGGGATCC GTCTTGCTGGTGCCACCGCTGATGTCCATTGTTATGATGTGTTATCAAATAAGTGGACCAG GCTTACTCCACTTGGTGaacctccttcaccaagagctgcaCATGTAGCCACTGCTGTTGGAACCATGGTGGTCATTCAG GGTGGAATTGGCCCTGCTGGCTTATCTGCTGAGGACCTTCATGTTCTGGATCTTACACAACAACGACCGCGATGGCATAG AGTTGTGGTTCAAGGTCCTGGTCCTGGTCCACGGTATGGACATGTGATGGCCTTGGTTGGGCAGCGATTCTTATTGACAATTGGTGGCAATGATG GAAAACGGCCCTTGGCAGATGTATGGGCCCTTGATACTGCGGCTAAGCCATATGAATGGAGAAAACTTGAACCGGAAGGTGAAGGGCCACCACCATGCAt GTATGCAACTGCTAGTGCCCGTTCTGATGGTCTCCTTTTGCTTTGTGGTGGAAGGGATGCCAATAGTGTG CCCCTATCGAGTGCATATGGGCTTGCTAAGCATAGAGATGGGCGCTGGGAGTGGGCAATTGCCCCTGGTGTGTCTCCATCACCCAGATATCAACATGCAGCT GTTTTTGTCAATGCACGGCTTCATGTCTCAGGAGGGGCTCTTGGGGGTGGTCGCATGGTAGAAGACTCCTCAAGCGTTGCAG TGTTGGACACTGCTGCTGGAGTTTGGTGTGATACCAAATCAGTAGTTACAACTCCAAGGACAGGAAGATATAGTGCAGATGCAGCGGGTGGTGATGCTTCTGTAGAGCTTACACGGCGGTGCAGGCATGCAGCTGCCGCTGTTGGTGATCTGATATTTGTTTATGGAGGTTTACGGGGAG GTGTGCTGCTAGATGACCTCCTAGTTGCTGAAGATCTTGCTGCTGCTGAAACAACCAGTGCAGCTAATcatgcagcagctgctgctgcatcTGCAAATGTACAAAGAGAAGCTGGTAGATATGCCTACAACGATGAACAATCAGGACAAACAGTTACAGTTTCAAGTCCTGATGGAGCTGTTGTTCTTGGGACTCCGGTTGCTCCTCCGGTCAATGGGGACATGTATACTGATATTAGTCCTGAGAATGCCATTATCCAGGGACAGAG AAGATTGAGCAAAGGTGTTGATTATTTGGTTGAAGCATCAGCTGCAGAGGCTGAGGCAATCAGTGCTACTTTAGCTGCTGTAAAGGCTAGGCAAGTTAACGGTGAGATGGAGCATTCACCTGACAGGGAACAGTCTCCAGATGCTGCACCAAGTGCCAAGCAAAATTCAAGCCTCATAAAACCAGATCCTGCTCTTGTGAACAATTCAACACCACCTCCTGGGGTTCGGTTGCACCATAGAGCA GTTGTGGTAGCAGCAGAAACTGGAGGTGCCTTAGGTGGCATGGTTAGACAGCTGTCGATTGACCAGTTTGAGAATGAAGGTAGAAGGGTCATTTATGGCACCCCTGAGAATGCAACTGCGGCAAGGAAATTACTAGATCGACAAATGTCTATTAATAGTGTGCCCAAAAAG GTAATTGCTTCTCTTCTGAAACCTCGTGGTTGGAAGCCCCCTGTGCGAAGGCAGTTCTTTCTTGACTGCAATGAGATTGCagatctatgtgatagtgctgaAAGAATATTTTCAAGTGAACCTAGCGTCTTACAGCTAAAAGCTCCCATTAAGATATTTGGTGATCTGCATGGTCAATTTGGTGACCTCATGCGCTTATTTGATGAATACGGTGCTCCTTCAACAGCCGGAGATATAGC TTACATAGATTATCTTTTCTTGGGAGATTATGTCGATCGTGGTCAGCATAGTCTGGAGACAATCAGTCTTCTCCTTGCACTGAAG GTTGAATATCCTCACAATGTACATTTAATTCGAGGGAATCATGAAGCAGCGGATATCAATGCTCTTTTTGGGTTCCGAATAGAGTGCATAGAGAGAATG GGTGAGCGGGATGGAATCTGGACCTGGCATCGTGTGAACAGGTTATTTAATTGGCTTCCTTTGGCTGCACTAATAGAAAAGAAGATAATTTGTATGCATGGTGGTATTGGTCGGTCTATCAACCATATAGAACAaattgaaaatcttcaaagaccaatTACCATGGAAGCAGGCTCAGTTGTTCTGATGGATCTTCTATG GTCTGATCCAACTGAGAATGATAGCGTAGAGGGACTCAGGCCAAATGCACGGGGCCCTGGACTTGTTACCTTTGGG CCTGATAGAGTTATGGAGTTCTGCAACAACAATGACCTGCAGTTGATTGTGCGAGCACATGAGTGTGTGATGGATGGCTTTGAGCGTTTCGCTCAAGGTCACTTGATCACTCTTTTCTCGGCAACAAATTACTGTG GAACGGCAAACAACGCAGGTGCAATCTTAGTTCTTGGAAGGGATCTGGTGGTTGTTCCAAAACTCATCCATCCTTTGCCGCCTGCCATTACGTCACCTGAGACCTCTCCAGAGCATCATATTGAGGACACATGGATGCAG GAGTTGAATGCCAACAGACCGGCCACACCAACCAGGGGCCGCCCTCAAGCACCCAACAATGACCGAGGCTCCCTTGCCTGGATATAG
- the LOC136509514 gene encoding serine/threonine-protein phosphatase BSL2 homolog isoform X2: MDVDSRMAAESDSDSDARGGGSGSGSETPTASPSPSPSQSPSASPSPSAPGTPTAAAASPGPVAGPRPAPGYTVVDAAMDKKEDGPGCRCGHTLTAVPAVGEEGSPGYVGPRLILFGGATALEGNSATPPSSAGSAGIRLAGATADVHCYDVLSNKWTRLTPLGEPPSPRAAHVATAVGTMVVIQGGIGPAGLSAEDLHVLDLTQQRPRWHRVVVQGPGPGPRYGHVMALVGQRFLLTIGGNDGKRPLADVWALDTAAKPYEWRKLEPEGEGPPPCMYATASARSDGLLLLCGGRDANSVPLSSAYGLAKHRDGRWEWAIAPGVSPSPRYQHAAVFVNARLHVSGGALGGGRMVEDSSSVAVLDTAAGVWCDTKSVVTTPRTGRYSADAAGGDASVELTRRCRHAAAAVGDLIFVYGGLRGGVLLDDLLVAEDLAAAETTSAANHAAAAAASANVQREAGRYAYNDEQSGQTVTVSSPDGAVVLGTPVAPPVNGDMYTDISPENAIIQGQRLSKGVDYLVEASAAEAEAISATLAAVKARQVNGEMEHSPDREQSPDAAPSAKQNSSLIKPDPALVNNSTPPPGVRLHHRAVVVAAETGGALGGMVRQLSIDQFENEGRRVIYGTPENATAARKLLDRQMSINSVPKKVIASLLKPRGWKPPVRRQFFLDCNEIADLCDSAERIFSSEPSVLQLKAPIKIFGDLHGQFGDLMRLFDEYGAPSTAGDIAYIDYLFLGDYVDRGQHSLETISLLLALKVEYPHNVHLIRGNHEAADINALFGFRIECIERMGERDGIWTWHRVNRLFNWLPLAALIEKKIICMHGGIGRSINHIEQIENLQRPITMEAGSVVLMDLLWSDPTENDSVEGLRPNARGPGLVTFGPDRVMEFCNNNDLQLIVRAHECVMDGFERFAQGHLITLFSATNYCGTANNAGAILVLGRDLVVVPKLIHPLPPAITSPETSPEHHIEDTWMQELNANRPATPTRGRPQAPNNDRGSLAWI; encoded by the exons ATGGACGTGGACTCGCGCATGGCGGCGGAgtccgactccgactccgacgcgCGCGGCGGCGGGTCAGGGTCCGGGAGCGAGACCCCCAcggcgtccccgtccccgtccccgtcccagtCCCCGTCGGCGTCCCCTTCCCCGTCCGCGCCCGGGACGCCCACGGCCGCGGCCGCGTCCCCGGGGCCGGTGGCGGGGCCCAGGCCTGCGCCGGGGTACACGGTGGTGGACGCCGCgatggacaagaaagaggacGGGCCGGGGTGCCGGTGCGGCCACACGCTCACGGCAGTGCCGGCAGTCGGGGAGGAGGGCTCGCCCGGGTATGTGGGCCCGCGCCTGATACTCTTTGGTGGTGCCACCGCGCTCGAGGGCAATTCCGCCACGCCACCCTCGTCGGCTGGGAGCGCGGGGATCC GTCTTGCTGGTGCCACCGCTGATGTCCATTGTTATGATGTGTTATCAAATAAGTGGACCAG GCTTACTCCACTTGGTGaacctccttcaccaagagctgcaCATGTAGCCACTGCTGTTGGAACCATGGTGGTCATTCAG GGTGGAATTGGCCCTGCTGGCTTATCTGCTGAGGACCTTCATGTTCTGGATCTTACACAACAACGACCGCGATGGCATAG AGTTGTGGTTCAAGGTCCTGGTCCTGGTCCACGGTATGGACATGTGATGGCCTTGGTTGGGCAGCGATTCTTATTGACAATTGGTGGCAATGATG GAAAACGGCCCTTGGCAGATGTATGGGCCCTTGATACTGCGGCTAAGCCATATGAATGGAGAAAACTTGAACCGGAAGGTGAAGGGCCACCACCATGCAt GTATGCAACTGCTAGTGCCCGTTCTGATGGTCTCCTTTTGCTTTGTGGTGGAAGGGATGCCAATAGTGTG CCCCTATCGAGTGCATATGGGCTTGCTAAGCATAGAGATGGGCGCTGGGAGTGGGCAATTGCCCCTGGTGTGTCTCCATCACCCAGATATCAACATGCAGCT GTTTTTGTCAATGCACGGCTTCATGTCTCAGGAGGGGCTCTTGGGGGTGGTCGCATGGTAGAAGACTCCTCAAGCGTTGCAG TGTTGGACACTGCTGCTGGAGTTTGGTGTGATACCAAATCAGTAGTTACAACTCCAAGGACAGGAAGATATAGTGCAGATGCAGCGGGTGGTGATGCTTCTGTAGAGCTTACACGGCGGTGCAGGCATGCAGCTGCCGCTGTTGGTGATCTGATATTTGTTTATGGAGGTTTACGGGGAG GTGTGCTGCTAGATGACCTCCTAGTTGCTGAAGATCTTGCTGCTGCTGAAACAACCAGTGCAGCTAATcatgcagcagctgctgctgcatcTGCAAATGTACAAAGAGAAGCTGGTAGATATGCCTACAACGATGAACAATCAGGACAAACAGTTACAGTTTCAAGTCCTGATGGAGCTGTTGTTCTTGGGACTCCGGTTGCTCCTCCGGTCAATGGGGACATGTATACTGATATTAGTCCTGAGAATGCCATTATCCAGGGACAGAG ATTGAGCAAAGGTGTTGATTATTTGGTTGAAGCATCAGCTGCAGAGGCTGAGGCAATCAGTGCTACTTTAGCTGCTGTAAAGGCTAGGCAAGTTAACGGTGAGATGGAGCATTCACCTGACAGGGAACAGTCTCCAGATGCTGCACCAAGTGCCAAGCAAAATTCAAGCCTCATAAAACCAGATCCTGCTCTTGTGAACAATTCAACACCACCTCCTGGGGTTCGGTTGCACCATAGAGCA GTTGTGGTAGCAGCAGAAACTGGAGGTGCCTTAGGTGGCATGGTTAGACAGCTGTCGATTGACCAGTTTGAGAATGAAGGTAGAAGGGTCATTTATGGCACCCCTGAGAATGCAACTGCGGCAAGGAAATTACTAGATCGACAAATGTCTATTAATAGTGTGCCCAAAAAG GTAATTGCTTCTCTTCTGAAACCTCGTGGTTGGAAGCCCCCTGTGCGAAGGCAGTTCTTTCTTGACTGCAATGAGATTGCagatctatgtgatagtgctgaAAGAATATTTTCAAGTGAACCTAGCGTCTTACAGCTAAAAGCTCCCATTAAGATATTTGGTGATCTGCATGGTCAATTTGGTGACCTCATGCGCTTATTTGATGAATACGGTGCTCCTTCAACAGCCGGAGATATAGC TTACATAGATTATCTTTTCTTGGGAGATTATGTCGATCGTGGTCAGCATAGTCTGGAGACAATCAGTCTTCTCCTTGCACTGAAG GTTGAATATCCTCACAATGTACATTTAATTCGAGGGAATCATGAAGCAGCGGATATCAATGCTCTTTTTGGGTTCCGAATAGAGTGCATAGAGAGAATG GGTGAGCGGGATGGAATCTGGACCTGGCATCGTGTGAACAGGTTATTTAATTGGCTTCCTTTGGCTGCACTAATAGAAAAGAAGATAATTTGTATGCATGGTGGTATTGGTCGGTCTATCAACCATATAGAACAaattgaaaatcttcaaagaccaatTACCATGGAAGCAGGCTCAGTTGTTCTGATGGATCTTCTATG GTCTGATCCAACTGAGAATGATAGCGTAGAGGGACTCAGGCCAAATGCACGGGGCCCTGGACTTGTTACCTTTGGG CCTGATAGAGTTATGGAGTTCTGCAACAACAATGACCTGCAGTTGATTGTGCGAGCACATGAGTGTGTGATGGATGGCTTTGAGCGTTTCGCTCAAGGTCACTTGATCACTCTTTTCTCGGCAACAAATTACTGTG GAACGGCAAACAACGCAGGTGCAATCTTAGTTCTTGGAAGGGATCTGGTGGTTGTTCCAAAACTCATCCATCCTTTGCCGCCTGCCATTACGTCACCTGAGACCTCTCCAGAGCATCATATTGAGGACACATGGATGCAG GAGTTGAATGCCAACAGACCGGCCACACCAACCAGGGGCCGCCCTCAAGCACCCAACAATGACCGAGGCTCCCTTGCCTGGATATAG